Proteins encoded within one genomic window of Humulus lupulus chromosome 1, drHumLupu1.1, whole genome shotgun sequence:
- the LOC133805714 gene encoding uncharacterized protein LOC133805714, translated as MTSRINRSPDHSSSSSSADEDDRQDVFSLLMGVFDHDDEDDDDQDEISDEEIEVSSESGSPPRRSESEEIESSNNINNGGRAVIPFGLLPLLLPLLQAGFLRGPVAPPRPAVGPIPPLQVPPPPNAHGHVLSPSPTPTPTLHRRNVVPSHFLLKIESFASFSKASVTKYRSEFEAGGYKWEISIFPNGDKKNGGEDHISVFLRLIHTNLPIGWEVHAIFTFFLFDQIRDQYVTCQDNAKVLRFHAMKTKWGITKYIDLKTFNDGSNGYLVNGICSFGAEVFVVKNTIKGDHLSMIEDPIKCTHTWKVDAFSNITQDRYESEPFVGGDYIWKIVLYPDGFGEGKGTNISLFLKLDVSSLPPNSKLFVNYVLRLKHQVNGKDFEQTDNNLFLSSNGWGFRQFMSPPKLKQIENGFLLNDSCIIEAQFEVLGLIKQD; from the exons ATGACATCTCGTATAAATCGTTCCCCTGATCATAGTTCGTCATCATCTTCCGCAGACGAAGATGACCGCCAGGACGTATTTAGCTTACTCATGGGAGTGTTCGATCACGATGATGAAGACGATGACGATCAAGATGAAATTTCTGATGAAGAAATTGAgg TAAGTAGTGAATCGGGTTCTCCGCCGCGTCGTAGTGAAAGTGAAGAAATTGAAAGttcaaataatattaataatggtGGTCGAGCAGTAATTCCATTTGGTCTTCTTCCTTTATTACTGCCTTTGTTGCAAGCCGGCTTCCTTCGTGGACCGGTGGCGCCTCCCCGGCCCGCCGTTGGTCCTATTCCACCACTTCAAGTTCCGCCGCCACCTAATGCCCATGGCCATGTACTTTCTCCATCTCCAACTCCAACTCCAACTCTTCATC GAAGGAATGTTGTGCCAAGTCACTTCTTGCTCAAAATCGAGTCATTTGCGTCTTTTTCAAAAGCCTCAGTAACTAAATACCGTTCTGAGTTTGAAGCCGGTGGCTACAAATG GGAAATAAGTATCTTCCCAAATGGGGACAAGAAAAATGGCGGGGAAGATCATATTTCTGTTTTCTTGAGACTAATACACACCAATCTCCCTATTGGTTGGGAGGTCCATGCTATTTTTACCTTCTTTCTGTTTGATCAGATTAGGGACCAGTATGTTACTTGCCAAG ATAATGCAAAAGTATTGCGGTTCCATGCAATGAAGACAAAATGGGGTATAACTAAATATATTGACCTTAAGACGTTCAACGATGGTTCCAATGGATACCTTGTCAATGGCATTTGTAGTTTTGGGGCAGAGGTTTTCGTGGTCAAAAACACAATCAAAGGAGATCATTTATCAATGATCGAGGACCCAATTAAATGCACTCATACTTGGAAAGTTGATGCTTTTTCAAATATAACCCAAGACCGGTATGAATCCGAACCATTTGTTGGTGGAGACTACATATG GAAAATTGTGCTTTATCCTGATGGGTTTGGAGAAGGGAAGGGAACCAACATTTCATTGTTTCTAAAATTGGATGTTTCAAGTCTTCCTCCAAACAGTAAGCTCTTTGTTAATTACGTTTTGCGTTTGAAGCACCAAGTTAATGGAAAGGATTTCGAGCAAACAG ATAACAATCTTTTCCTATCGTCTAATGGATGGGGTTTTCGTCAATTCATGTCGCCGCCAAAGTTGAAACAAATCGAAAATGGATTTCTGTTGAATGATAGTTGCATCATCGAGGCTCAGTTTGAAGTGCTCGGATTAATTAAACAAGATTGA